In candidate division WOR-3 bacterium, one genomic interval encodes:
- the murC gene encoding UDP-N-acetylmuramate--L-alanine ligase, whose translation MLGKIRHIHFVGIGGVGMSGLALILKNLGFIVTGSDISHSSIIDTLKTNGIKVFSKHNKRNIKKADVVVYSSAIRQNNPEIKYAKRQGIPVIPRAEMLAELMRMKFSIAISGTHGKTTVTSLIATILEECKLNPTVIIGGKVVGTESGAKLGKSEYLVAEADESDRSFLLLFPTIAVVTNIEREHMDCYTNLSEIKEAFIQFVNKIPFYGSAILCADCPNVHQILSKVKRNYITYGIEHQAMVRATEIKLGRFSSQFTIRYNGQKKDVKINLAGLHNVQNALAATCVGLKLELPLSKIAMALGKFPGVHRRLELKGEKQGIVVVDDYGHHPTEIKVTLQALRNAYPTSRIIVVFQPHRYTRTQALADDFGHSFDLADNLVITKIYPASEQPIAGVTSRLIVDAIKKHNPKTKIFYKQNLKDIPDFLMKIIKPNDVVITLGAGDVWKVGDEILNRLT comes from the coding sequence TTGCTTGGTAAAATAAGGCACATTCATTTCGTCGGTATCGGTGGTGTTGGAATGTCCGGACTGGCTTTAATATTAAAAAATTTGGGTTTTATCGTCACTGGGTCAGACATAAGTCATTCATCAATCATAGATACCTTAAAAACGAATGGCATAAAAGTTTTCTCTAAACATAATAAGAGAAATATTAAAAAAGCAGATGTTGTCGTCTATTCCTCAGCGATACGACAAAATAATCCAGAAATAAAATATGCCAAAAGACAAGGTATACCAGTAATTCCGCGGGCGGAAATGCTCGCCGAATTAATGAGGATGAAATTTTCCATTGCGATTTCGGGAACTCATGGAAAAACTACGGTGACTTCACTTATCGCAACAATTTTAGAAGAATGCAAACTAAATCCTACGGTTATAATTGGCGGAAAAGTTGTTGGAACCGAATCTGGGGCAAAACTGGGTAAGAGTGAATATTTAGTAGCCGAAGCGGATGAAAGCGACCGGTCTTTTCTTCTGTTATTTCCAACGATTGCGGTTGTTACTAATATTGAAAGAGAACATATGGATTGTTATACCAATCTTTCTGAAATTAAAGAAGCGTTCATTCAATTTGTTAATAAGATTCCTTTTTATGGTTCAGCAATTCTCTGTGCGGATTGTCCTAATGTCCATCAAATTCTTTCTAAAGTAAAGCGAAATTATATTACTTATGGGATTGAACATCAAGCAATGGTCCGGGCAACCGAGATAAAACTTGGTCGCTTCTCATCGCAATTTACAATTCGATATAATGGTCAAAAGAAGGATGTTAAGATAAATCTTGCGGGCTTGCATAATGTTCAGAATGCCTTAGCAGCAACATGTGTCGGACTAAAATTAGAGTTGCCATTATCTAAGATTGCTATGGCCTTAGGCAAATTTCCCGGAGTTCATCGCCGTTTAGAGTTGAAGGGTGAAAAACAAGGAATTGTCGTGGTGGATGACTATGGACATCACCCGACGGAGATAAAAGTAACATTACAAGCGCTTCGTAATGCTTATCCAACAAGCCGGATAATTGTTGTCTTCCAACCACATCGTTATACCCGAACCCAAGCACTGGCTGATGATTTCGGACATTCTTTTGATTTAGCCGATAATCTTGTTATCACTAAAATTTATCCTGCGTCGGAACAGCCTATTGCGGGAGTAACTTCCAGACTAATCGTTGATGCGATTAAAAAGCATAATCCAAAGACAAAGATTTTTTATAAGCAAAATTTGAAAGATATTCCCGATTTCTTGATGAAGATAATTAAACCAAACGATGTGGTGATTACCTTAGGTGCAGGCGATGTTTGGAAAGTTGG